One Oryza glaberrima chromosome 10, OglaRS2, whole genome shotgun sequence DNA segment encodes these proteins:
- the LOC127785960 gene encoding metalloendoproteinase 4-MMP-like: MMSLCRSGDVARLTATQPALAQTTMTTTLQPRPEDNNNDSGAGPFTFFPGKPRWTRPDRVLTYAVSPTATADHLSPSAVRAALRSAFARWADVIPMRFQEAERYDAADIKVGFYLYTDGRCDGCACIDSDDDDDDGDDCEGVLAHSSMPEKSGQIHLHAAHRWTVNLAADTAPLAVDLESVAAHEIGHVLGLDHSSSRSSMMYPFISCRERKVRLTTDDVHGIQELYGANPHFSFGAYFKQDILSRIQQMKKEKKKKARGSSFWQRGLALTCAVIVTMIPLPLSLNKLL, encoded by the coding sequence ATGATGTCTCTGTGTAGAAGCGGAGATGTGGCGCGTCTCACCGCCACCCAGCCGGCACTGGCgcagacgacgatgacgacgacgctgcAACCGCGGCCCGAAGACAACAACAACGACAGCGGCGCCGGCCCGTTCACGTTCTTTCCGGGCAAGCCGCGGTGGACGCGGCCGGACAGGGTACTGACATACGCCGTGTCGCCGACGGCCACCGCCGACCACCTCTCGCCGAGCGCCGTGCGAGCCGCGCTCCGGAGCGCGTTCGCGCGGTGGGCGGACGTGATCCCGATGAGATTCCAGGAGGCGGAGCGCTACGACGCGGCGGACATCAAGGTCGGCTTCTACCTCTACACCGACGGCCGGTGCGACGGGTGCGCCTGcatcgacagcgacgacgacgacgacgacggggacgACTGTGAAGGAGTGCTCGCTCACTCCTCCATGCCGGAGAAGAGCGGGCAGATCCACCTCCACGCGGCGCACAGGTGGACGGTGAACCTGGCCGCGGAcacggcgccgctcgccgtcgacctGGAGTCGGTGGCGGCGCACGAGATCGGCCACGTGCTCGGCCTCGACCACTCGTCGTCGAGGAGCTCGATGATGTACCCGTTCATCAGCTGCAGGGAGAGGAAGGTGCGCCTCACCACCGACGACGTCCACGGCATCCAGGAGCTCTACGGGGCAAACCCACATTTCAGCTTCGGTGCCTACTTCAAGCAGGACATCTTGTCGCGCATCCAACAgatgaagaaagagaagaagaagaaagctcGCGGCAGCTCTTTTTGGCAACGTGGTCTAGCTCTCACTTGTGCCGTAATTGTTACCATGATCCCACTCCCACTTTCATTGAATAAACTTCTTTAG
- the LOC127785961 gene encoding metalloendoproteinase 4-MMP-like codes for MPPPPTLRHHGGVVSRYAFWTGKPRWTRHGRPMVLTYAVSHTDAVGYLPGDAVLAVFRSAFARWAEVIPVSFAEITTEDDAAAAEADIRVGFYGAGEHGDGHPFDGPLNVYAHATGPEDGRIDFDAAERWAVDLAADASPAAVDLETVATHEIGHALGLDHSTSESSVMYPYVGTRERKVRLTVDDVEGIQELYGVNPSFSFLDYFTPDHDIPRSRFWRLGIACILLLPL; via the coding sequence atgccgccgccgcctacgctGCGCCATCACGGCGGCGTGGTCAGCCGGTACGCGTTCTGGACGGGCAAGCCGCGGTGGACGCGACACGGACGACCAATGGTGCTGACGTACGCCGTGTCCCACACCGACGCCGTCGGCTACCTCCCGGGCGACGCCGTGCTGGCCGTGTTCCGGAGTGCGTTCGCGCGGTGGGCGGAGGTGATCCCGGTGAGCTTCGCGGAGATCACGACggaggacgacgcggcggcggcggaggcggacatCAGGGTGGGGTtctacggcgccggcgagcacggcgacgGGCACCCGTTCGACGGCCCGCTGAACGTGTACGCCCACGCCACCGGGCCGGAGGACGGGCGCATCGACTTCGACGCGGCGgagcggtgggcggtggacctggccgccgacgcgtcgccggcggccgtcgaCCTGGAGACGGTGGCGACGCACGAGATCGGCCACGCCCTCGGCCTCGACCACTCGACGTCGGAGAGCTCGGTGATGTACCCGTACGTCGGCACGAGGGAAAGGAAGGTGCGGCTCACTGTGGACGACGTGGAAGGCATCCAGGAGTTGTACGGGGTCAACCCAAGCTTCAGCTTCCTAGACTACTTCACGCCGGACCATGACATCCCAAGGAGTCGTTTTTGGCGACTTGGTATAGCCTGCATCTTACTTTTGccgctctag